The proteins below come from a single Triticum aestivum cultivar Chinese Spring chromosome 5D, IWGSC CS RefSeq v2.1, whole genome shotgun sequence genomic window:
- the LOC123122000 gene encoding uncharacterized protein, translated as MQLKCCNKIICLKIPFHLQQLRYLDVFDGGSLLRVIEVEAPNLSNFQFMGHRQVQLSLAVGLQFKKFDLSFPGAVSYVCSAFPPSLRYVEALSLGSWREMIDTPVLPSKFLHLKHLSVDLQAMTFPPTYDYCSLISLLDASPSLETLVMNVLQKKMLHESIVGDTSHLRQMPGHRHDSLKTVKIIGFSSAKSLVELTCHIIENTTSLEGLTLDTTRGHPSYSCLTNNIGKCMLLRGDFMVEVRKALLAIRTYVEPKVPSRVKLNVVEPCRRCHDQPLIIC; from the exons ATGCAACTCAAGTGTTGCAATAAGATAATTTGCTTGAAGATACCGTTTCATCTACAACAGCTCAGATATCTGGACGTGTTTGACGGCGGCAGCTTGCTGCGGGTTATAGAGGTAGAAGCTCCAAACCTCTCTAATTTCCAGTTTATGGGTCATCGCCAAGTACAACTATCGCTTGCAGTAGGATTGCAATTCAAGAAGTTCGACCTGTCCTTTCCTGGTGCTGTCAGCTATGTTTGTTCTGCTTTTCCGCCCAGCTTGCGATATGTTGAAGCTCTTTCCCTAGGTTCATGGCGTGAG ATGATTGATACACCGGTTCTACCTAGCAAATTCTTACATCTCAAGCACTTGAGTGTTGATCTTCAAGCAATGACATTTCCCCCAACCTACGACTACTGTTCTTTGATATCCCTTCTTGATGCTTCTCCTTCCTTGGAGACCCTTGTCATGAAC GTTTTGCAGAAAAAGATGTTGCACGAATCAATCGTGGGAGATACATCACATTTGAGGCAGATGCCAGGACACCGCCATGATAGCCTCAAAACAGTGAAGATCATTGGTTTCTCCTCTGCGAAAAGCTTAGTAGAGCTAACATGCCATATCATTGAGAATACAACGTCACTTGAGGGCCTTACATTGGACACCACAAGAGGACATCCTTCGTATAGCTGTTTAACCAACAATATTGGAAAGTGCATGCTGTTGCGCGGGGATTTTATGGTGGAAGTTCGTAAAGCGCTCTTGGCTATCAGGACATATGTTGAGCCAAAAGTTCCTTCCAGAGTCAAGCTAAATGTTGTGGAGCCTTGCCGCCGATGCCATGATCAACCATTGATCATATGTTGA
- the LOC123122001 gene encoding F-box/LRR-repeat protein At3g58940 isoform X1: protein MLNRVMSMQRETRRLQIQPHDGPADSMLHRKDSNCTQDHCSQGGETQCPGPHLPEDIWCHIFSLLPMQDAARAACVSHAFKRSWRCYPNLAFNMKALGVDERSCGEDEIVTNFTSKVDNILKNHSCIAIKKLEIVFRYYDDKVCNLDSWLQTAITPGIEELTVQLSTKSRKYYNFPWSLLANENGKLIQYLKLSCCAFSPTVGLCLKSLSRLELFDVNITRDQMGSLLHNFFALQRMQLKNCDNITCLKMPFHLQHLKYLEVFHCSSLKVIEIEAPNLSNFQFMGLRQVQLSLGVALQFKKFDMSFPGVVSYACTNLLSNLQYVEALSLCSRREIIDTPVLPSKFLHLKHLSVDLNAMTFSPTYDYCSLISLFDASPSLETLVLNVLQRKMLHESIVGDTSNLRQMPGHRHDRLKTVKIIGFSSAKSVVELTCHIIENTASLQCLTLDTTTGHPWHSCLTNYSGKCLVLHVDFLVEVGKGLLAIKTYVEPKVPSRVKLNVVEPCRRCHDLEPLS, encoded by the exons ATGCTCAATCGGGTGATGTCGATGCAGCGGGAAACTCGTCGCCTGCAAATCCAACCCCATG ATGGACCAGCTGATTCAATGCTTCACAGAAAGGACTCAAACTGCACACAAGACCATTGTTCCCAAGGTGGTGAAACACAATGCCCTGGGCCACATCTTCCAGAG GATATCTGGTGTCATATATTCTCCCTACTGCCAATGCAAGATGCTGCTCGAGCTGCCTGCGTGTCTCATGCATTTAAACGTTCTTGGAGATGCTATCCAAACCTTGCTTTCAATATGAAAGCACTGGGCGTGGATGAAagatcatgtggagaggatgaaatagTAACAAATTTCACCAGCAAAGTTGATAACATTTTGAAAAATCACTCATGCATCGCCATCAAAAAACTCGAGATTGTTTTCCGTTATTACGATGACAAGGTATGTAACCTTGATAGCTGGCTTCAGACTGCTATTACACCAGGGATTGAAGAACTCACTGTTCAGCTATCTACAAAGTCACGAAAGTATTATAACTTTCCGTGGTCACTTTTGGCTAATGAGAATGGGAAATTGATTCAGTATCTAAAGCTTTCTTGTTGTGCTTTCTCTCCCACTGTCGGGCTGTGCTTGAAAAGTTTGTCAAGACTTGAGCTATTTGATGTTAATATTACGAGGGATCAGATGGGGTCCCTTCTTCACAACTTTTTTGCTTTGCAACGGATGCAACTCAAGAATTGCGATAACATAACTTGCTTAAAGATGCCATTTCATCTGCAACACCTCAAATACCTGGAAGTGTTTCACTGCAGCAGCCTGAAGGTTATAGAGATAGAAGCTCCAAACTTATCTAATTTTCAATTTATGGGTCTCCGCCAAGTACAACTATCACTTGGAGTAGCATTGCAATTCAAGAAGTTTGACATGTCCTTCCCCGGTGTTGTCAGTTATGCATGCACTAATCTTTTGTCCAACTTGCAATATGTTGAAGCTCTTTCTCTATGTTCACGTCGTGAG ATAATTGATACACCAGTGTTACCTAGCAAATTCTTACATCTCAAGCACTTGAGTGTTGATCTTAATGCAATGACATTTTCCCCGACCTACGACTATTGTTCTCTAATATCCCTTTTTGATGCTTCTCCTTCCTTGGAGACCCTTGTCCTGAAT GTGTTGCAGAGAAAGATGTTGCACGAATCAATCGTCGGAGATACATCAAATTTGAGGCAGATGCCAGGACACCGCCATGATAGGCTTAAGACAGTGAAGATCATTGGTTTCTCCTCTGCGAAGAGCGTAGTAGAGCTAACATGCCATATCATTGAGAATACGGCATCACTTCAGTGCCTTACATTGGACACCACAACAGGACATCCTTGGCATAGCTGTTTGACCAACTATAGTGGAAAGTGCTTGGTGTTGCACGTGGATTTTCTGGTGGAAGTTGGTAAAGGGCTCTTGGCTATCAAGACATACGTTGAGCCAAAAGTTCCCTCAAGAGTCAAGCTAAATGTTGTGGAGCCTTGCCGCCGATGCCATGATCTTGAACCGCTGTCATGA
- the LOC123122001 gene encoding uncharacterized protein isoform X2: MQDAARAACVSHAFKRSWRCYPNLAFNMKALGVDERSCGEDEIVTNFTSKVDNILKNHSCIAIKKLEIVFRYYDDKVCNLDSWLQTAITPGIEELTVQLSTKSRKYYNFPWSLLANENGKLIQYLKLSCCAFSPTVGLCLKSLSRLELFDVNITRDQMGSLLHNFFALQRMQLKNCDNITCLKMPFHLQHLKYLEVFHCSSLKVIEIEAPNLSNFQFMGLRQVQLSLGVALQFKKFDMSFPGVVSYACTNLLSNLQYVEALSLCSRREIIDTPVLPSKFLHLKHLSVDLNAMTFSPTYDYCSLISLFDASPSLETLVLNVLQRKMLHESIVGDTSNLRQMPGHRHDRLKTVKIIGFSSAKSVVELTCHIIENTASLQCLTLDTTTGHPWHSCLTNYSGKCLVLHVDFLVEVGKGLLAIKTYVEPKVPSRVKLNVVEPCRRCHDLEPLS; this comes from the exons ATGCAAGATGCTGCTCGAGCTGCCTGCGTGTCTCATGCATTTAAACGTTCTTGGAGATGCTATCCAAACCTTGCTTTCAATATGAAAGCACTGGGCGTGGATGAAagatcatgtggagaggatgaaatagTAACAAATTTCACCAGCAAAGTTGATAACATTTTGAAAAATCACTCATGCATCGCCATCAAAAAACTCGAGATTGTTTTCCGTTATTACGATGACAAGGTATGTAACCTTGATAGCTGGCTTCAGACTGCTATTACACCAGGGATTGAAGAACTCACTGTTCAGCTATCTACAAAGTCACGAAAGTATTATAACTTTCCGTGGTCACTTTTGGCTAATGAGAATGGGAAATTGATTCAGTATCTAAAGCTTTCTTGTTGTGCTTTCTCTCCCACTGTCGGGCTGTGCTTGAAAAGTTTGTCAAGACTTGAGCTATTTGATGTTAATATTACGAGGGATCAGATGGGGTCCCTTCTTCACAACTTTTTTGCTTTGCAACGGATGCAACTCAAGAATTGCGATAACATAACTTGCTTAAAGATGCCATTTCATCTGCAACACCTCAAATACCTGGAAGTGTTTCACTGCAGCAGCCTGAAGGTTATAGAGATAGAAGCTCCAAACTTATCTAATTTTCAATTTATGGGTCTCCGCCAAGTACAACTATCACTTGGAGTAGCATTGCAATTCAAGAAGTTTGACATGTCCTTCCCCGGTGTTGTCAGTTATGCATGCACTAATCTTTTGTCCAACTTGCAATATGTTGAAGCTCTTTCTCTATGTTCACGTCGTGAG ATAATTGATACACCAGTGTTACCTAGCAAATTCTTACATCTCAAGCACTTGAGTGTTGATCTTAATGCAATGACATTTTCCCCGACCTACGACTATTGTTCTCTAATATCCCTTTTTGATGCTTCTCCTTCCTTGGAGACCCTTGTCCTGAAT GTGTTGCAGAGAAAGATGTTGCACGAATCAATCGTCGGAGATACATCAAATTTGAGGCAGATGCCAGGACACCGCCATGATAGGCTTAAGACAGTGAAGATCATTGGTTTCTCCTCTGCGAAGAGCGTAGTAGAGCTAACATGCCATATCATTGAGAATACGGCATCACTTCAGTGCCTTACATTGGACACCACAACAGGACATCCTTGGCATAGCTGTTTGACCAACTATAGTGGAAAGTGCTTGGTGTTGCACGTGGATTTTCTGGTGGAAGTTGGTAAAGGGCTCTTGGCTATCAAGACATACGTTGAGCCAAAAGTTCCCTCAAGAGTCAAGCTAAATGTTGTGGAGCCTTGCCGCCGATGCCATGATCTTGAACCGCTGTCATGA